AAGACCTTACCTAGAGTGAGATCAAGGCCAACGAGAGgatgtttgtgtttgtttctcaAAATACTAGCTTGTTTTCACACTATCCTGCCCAATGATAGAAAAGAATAATCTAATGTGGGACAAAGGGCATCCCAGTCCTAGTCATATTAGTAGATGTAATCCATTAATTACTATTAACTTTGTTATGTAGCAGAGTTGGTCTATGACATTCACTTTGTCAAAGAACAAAATTTGTGATCCTAGAGTTGAATGCACAATTACCAACTTCATATAAACACCTAACttcaaaatgctttcaatttaaaCTATAAACCAACATCTCTGTTTTCAAAACGACTTGTATagcttctgatttatttttctactgtTTTATACCTCTCGCATCTGCATGTAAACTACAAACAAAGCACCATAGGGGAGCTGGGGGTTATCAGCAGTCAGCAGCTACGCTGATGTTTTCCACACCCAGATTCCTCTGCTATTCATAGCCTTGTCCTCAGCCTCACATGGGGTCCGGGGTAAAGGCAGCTACTTTCCCCCAAAGAAGTACTTCACATGTAGAGAATGAGATAGCAAATCCTTGGAATGTCACAGACCAGCTGTTGAAGGCAATTGTTCCTAACCACCAATGTCTCAGCCGCTCCTTTGGGCCAAAGCAGCAGATGGGGGAAATAGAAAAAGCCAATGTTCTGTATAAACTCAGACACCCATGTAAGCTCGGGCCTCAGAACTTTCATTGCCTGCCAAGCTATTTAAAGCTAAAGATTATGCAGTGAGAACAGATGCAGTGCATTTTGCCATCTTCTGAAATCTAACATTTTAAGGAACATTTAAAGAGCATAGTTTAAATTTTCTTGAATTCAGTCATTGTACTTTTCAAAGTGGTTTCCTAAACTTCATATTAATTTAAGTATGACAGTGCAtcttaatatttcataaatatccaCAGAACATAcactatgctttaaaaaatgctgcagctaagattcaccttagcttttttttttttaatgaggtacatatttggaactttaaaaaatcatatttatatcTGAAAATTCCAATGTAAGTTTAAAACAGTAACAAATGTAGTGACTCATAAATATATTTCAGATCCAATTTTCCAGTACTATTTTTTAACCTTCATATTCTATATTTACAAAGCTATGCTATAATAAAATACACTGAAAAGAAAAGCTCATTAAGTGAAGGAGATCACAGCTCTTTTTAGCACTATAAAACACTTTCATAAAATGGATAAGAATTTCTTAAATTGGTGTGGCTCTTTTGCCATCAACTGTTACAAATGCAAGCTTCTCTGGCATTGTTGaagtaaggaagaaataattctgaATCGTTTCTACTATCAGACTACAGTCTCCTAAACTGTCAATGTTTCAGGTGTTAAGAATAGCATCAACCTGAGCTGTAGGAACATATTTAACAACTTTCCTTTCGtaataaaataacaaagacaACCTCAACATACCAGGAATTATGTCTGTGtttttaatcttcataaaaatcatttcaaaCGTGGATAATACACACATTCCCGTGATACCATGGGCTAAACTAGAATCTTCCTCTCGACACCATGTCACTTGGTCCCAGCCGAATcctttacttccaccaccagaaTTCCATCGTGACAGAGGATCGCCGACAAATCTTTGGTTTCAATGCCGTCGGGCAGTTTATACTGTCGGGTGAAGCTTCTGGAGATGAAGCCGTGCTCATCCATTCTGGTTCCGTGTTGAGCTTTTATCAGCAGCCAGCCCTCGAAGGTCTGAATGATGATATCTTCGGGGAGGAATTGGACCACGTCCAGCAGGACCTGGAAGCGGGATTCGCCTCTCTGGGGCGGCATCTCAGCGGCGTCCACTGGAGGAGCCTGGGCCGCCCTGGCCTTCCCCAGGTCCACCGTGGTTGGCCCCGGCAGTGCATATAAAGCGTGATCCAGCCTGCAGTCTTCCAGACCTCGAGCTTCGAATTCCTGCTCGTATCGCACTGGAGTCTCGATGAGGTGCCTCAGGATGATTTTTGCCATAGTGGAGGCAAAGCCGGCATCCAGCAGCGTCCTCCCCGTCCAATGTCCGCGTGGAGCTTCGCCGCTGCCTTCCAACTAGATTATCAGAGGAGAGCTGCTCTTCGCTTATAACCCCGCGAGAGCAACCCTTTAATTAGACCTGAATCACAGTGCCGCACGCTCCCTCTTGTCTTTTCGCTCCTGCTGACAATGAACGGCTATTTATAGGGTGTGTTTCGAAGTTGCTTTTAGCACACAGCCTGCTCGAGCTGCCGAGTCAAGGATTGCCCTTACGTTCTCAGTTATCCTTGGCAAGTGTGTCGGCCTCGCTTacccagagagaaagagagagtcagaaacaatatttgagaaatatttgagTGCTCTGTCTTTGTGAACTACAGCGAACTGAGGGATCAGAACAATCTACAGATGAGCACTTATTTGTATGAACTAAGTCTGCTCTAATCCTCGTCTCCAGGCACAAAATCAGGGGGAGGTGACTTGAGCTTTAAATTGATTAGGAAtcaattacacacacacaggcacattaAAATCTCAAACATTCAACAAGCCCTCAGCCCTCTAtcctatacatttatttttatttcatcctttAATCTTCTATCCTTAAGTGACATCTGAGCCAGGCCATCTGGGTTTATTAAATTTGACTCATGAAAAATTAGATCAAATGACTGAGCCAGACAGTGATGTCCAACCTCAGAAGGGGTTGAAAGGCATAGAACAGAGAATCTTAGCAAGGAAAATAGAGCTCCAGGGCAGAGAAAAAGCTTAATGCTTTTTAACTATTTGACACTAAAGCCCATAAAACTAAGGATTAATCTAGTTGCAGCTCTGCTGTtgaaatggcaaaaataaataacatacttCCTAACTGTAACCCCCTTAACATTAAACTTAGATTGAAAAAGAATGAGGTAACTCTTTATCCACTGCTATGGCAAGATCTCCAAGACATGTTAAGTACAAAAGGAAAGTCCAGAACAGCATATAATGtgctgtatttgtcttttttttaaaataggcatTTGCTTGTGAAATATAATCTGAAAGTTATGTCATGGGGAACAGAAGTTGCCTCCTGGGATGGTAGCAGAGTGATCAGAAGGCAGGGGCTAGAGGGAGACTTGTTTATCACTATAAACACGTTTGTGCTTTTAACTTCTATAGTGTGTTTGTAATGAACATACACACAAGAgggtttaaaatatagaaaacttcCTCTCCATGGAGGTTGGTATTCTCTAGAATAGGTAGACTCCAGAAGACCTTTCCTTAAAACACATGTCCATTttcttagaattaaaaataaacctaactagtttttagttttagttttttatggtaaagaatctgcctgcaatgccagagactcaggtttgatccctgggttgagaggatcctctggagaagggaatggcaacctactccaatattcttggctggagaatcccatggacagaggagcctggtgggctatcgttcatgggatcacaaaaagtcagacatgattgagtgactaacacttttacttaggaaagtctaaaaaattaaaaaacaaaatttttaattttttaaatttaaaaaattaaaaattagaaaacagaaggGAACAATTTCCTTTAGCTCTTTTATAATACCCTAAAACTCTGAGTGGATATTTTGgtatatagtttaaaatatgcCTTAATTATGTTGTTCACACACAGcttttttgacttgcattttacAGGTTGATGACCCTCAATGGaaaaatgtattctttgaaaTCTTAATGTCCTCTGGCTCACAAAATATTGAGAGATGTTTTCACTGATGCTGCTGTGAGTGGTAAGTCAAAAACAGAACTCACTACCAGTGGCAGGAAATGTATAAGGTACTAAGGATTTGGCTTTAAATTGCTGGAAAAAGtcatagcaaaattgagaagAAAGTATATAGATTTTCTATATATCCCCTGCCCCCACACATACATAGCATCTCCCATTGTCAGCATCCCCACCAGagggtacatttgttacaatcagTGAACCTACATTAATACATAATTTACATTAGATTTCACTCTTTGTGTTGCACATTCTATGAATTTGCCCAAAGGTATAATCATGTGTATCCACCAAAATAGTAATATACAGAGttgtttcactgccctaaaaatagTTTGTGCTCCATCTATTTACCTCCCCTCCTCCCAACCTTTGTCCTAAAAAACTGCTGTAAAAAGTAAGCCTGTGgatttgctgtgctgggtcttcattgctgcactccagctttctctagctgtggtgagtgagggctgctcttcattgcagtgcttgggcttctcccagaggtggcttctcttttgtTGAGCATGgtctctagagtgcaggctcaggagttgtggcacatgggctcatcGCCCCATGGCTTGTGTAATCTTCCTGGACcgcaatcaaacccatgtcccctacattggttCCCAACCacgggccaccagggaaggccaaaaagaaaagtctatttaaaaagctaaaacttctctaaaaaaaaaatactagaaagaTGCTGGTAGGGTGGACAGAGAAAAACATATCCAATTATGGTTTCTTGCCTTTAAGAATCTCTAAAATAGGTGAGGAGGACTAGATATGAGTGATGTTTCCATGTTGCTTGTATGACTGAGTTGCTGAGGTTTAAAGGGAGTAGTCACATTTCTGGAGCAAACACCCAAGGCTTCTACTTCTGCTGTTTCCCCCGCTGCCCTTTGACCCTAATCCTGCACTTCTATCCTCCTCTAGGCTTCTGTTCAACCACTTACCCCTTTCTTGATGTTCTCTAGTCCCTCACTGTCCACAGGCCCCTCTCCATCAGCATAAAGTCAGTTGTACCCCATCTTTTTAAACCAAAACAACACCTACTAGCCTTATGTCACCCCCTAGCTAATTATTCCCTTCCCAGCCCAGCTCCTTGAATTTGTAGCCTGTGTTCAATGATCACTCTCTGTGCTATTGCAAAATAACTCTGCCCTGGATTGATGTCAAAGTCAGCCTTATTGCCAAATCTATACTTTAACCTTATCTTCCTTAACCTCTTGAGCATTTGACATAAGCCTCTCATCAGAAAAGAATGTGAACTATTTTTGTCCTAGCCTTGTCAAGAGGACACATAGAGTTTTCTCTTATCCTATTCCATGCATTCTCAATGGAGGTGATGTCACCCTCAAGGGGGCAAAAATTGGTTCTTATGGAGCAAATCaatcaaacaaaaaattcatGTTATCTAAGATTATACCAAATCTTAGCTCTAGGGAATGGATTATGGTCTTCCAAAAGGCCCAGGTACATAAACAGTCATAAAGAATATCTGTGGAATTAAAATTtcatgggggagagggaggagaaatcAAGTGGAAAATGTCTTAAAGACTTTTGGGGGTAGCAGGCTGGagcaataataaagaaaaaattgaggATACAGTCCTAGTTGGCTTCATGAATTGCTCATCCAGACCCCAGTGGTGTCAGGGGCTCTTTGAGGGCATTTCAGTACCAACAAGGCTTAGAGTCTGAGAATGTTCCCTAGAAAGAGTAATCTCATGGCCTGGACAAGAAGATGATAGAGGGTGATAAATGGAGCTTTGGGAATTCAAGTGTTCCTGGCAACAGAATGACATGTTCCAGGGCCTGGAGCCAGAGGAAAATTCTGTGATTGGAGGACAAAGGACACAGTGTGACCACAACGCAGGCCACAGAGTAGGAAGTGGGAGAAATGAGGCTGgagaggtggggagcagggaccAGATCAGAAGAGATTTGtatgtcatttttgttttcaaatatctaCCAGTTGCTTTAAGAGTGATACCAGAATTCTTGTTTTAGAGTAAACACTAATCTTTCTCTTTGTAGTCAAAAGGCCcactgaggattttttttccaaattaagatTTAGATTCTATTCTGAAATATAGGAGTTAACTTCACAAAGACCCGAATCAgtgcccttttctcttttctgactaTACCCACAATAAGAAGCATATCATCACCagtgaacacacatacacacatgtgtgtgcatgctcagtcatgtccaactctttgtgacctcatggactgtagctctccaggctcctctgtccatgggattctccagtcaagaacacttgaatgggttgccatttcctcctccaggggatatcttcctgaccccgggatcaaacccacatctcctaaagctcctgcattagcaggcagattctttaccactgagctacctggaaagcccacataTACCCATACTGGGTACAAAACATTTAGCTTTACTACATGTAATGCACTCTGATGGTCTCTGTTTGATTCCATTTAGCTTAACAGTGAGACTTGCAACTCACTAAATTGATTTTACAGCCAGTTTGGAAAGCACTTACttaactttttatattattaagCAAGGTAGTTCATCATTCTTGTAGGGTGAGTTATCCCTCTGTAGGAGACTATGATGGTCTCCACTGGTTTTTCTTCTGTGGCTGCAGAGAGATGTTGAGTAGGTAAGGAACAAGAGATGTACCAAGACAAGACAGCATGGCTTGTGTCAAGTGCTGAAAGGTTAAGAACAATAAGGATGGAAGCACAGACTTAGCAGTGAGGGTGTCTGATTTAATGAGGGAGAGTCAGAGGCAAAATCGGGCAAAGGTTGAATTGCAATTGGGGGAGTGCATGTTGCAATTTCAAGGAATTGGGTTGGGAGGAGATGGAACACATTCACTAGAGGCTGACATAAGGTCTGGAaggcttgttttgttttaataatgttttcttaAGAAAAGTGACCATTAGTCTGATGGAAAGGAGAGAACTGGTTAGCAAGGGGCCCTGATGGGCCATGGTTGATGGAGTTTGAGACCTGAAGGGCCAATATCCTAAATATTCCTTTTAAACAAAGTGATTTTCTTATGCCATCCTCAAATCATGAGTAAGGTTTTTGTTCAGTGTTTCAGCCTGGTGTCAAATAGGCTTTGAGAGAATTAAGGCAGAGATTGTACCAGGCTTTGGGGAAACAAGTGCAGAGGGCCTCTGCTATCCAAGGAAGCAGTAGTGAGACAGAAGTGGATGATATCAGCAGTCTGCAAAGAGATAAAAGTGACAACCGAGTTAGAACATAGACACATGCCTGAAGGAACCCTAAAAATAATTGAATGATAATTTGATTCGACCTTGCTGCATCTTGGAGGCTGGAGTCAGCTCTGGAATGTTGGCCTTATGGCCATGAAGGAATTTACAATTTGAGATAGAAGCCATTTAAGAGGGTTTGAGAGGATGGACCAGGAGTGAGTCCCTACTGTGTTCACTCTGCCTTCCCTGAGTCCCTCCTATTGGGTTTACCAAGGCACCCACTTTGAGGCTTGACCCTGCTTCTGCTCCCAGGCCCATTATAACCAACAACTCATCAACAGCCTCAGCTCGCTACCACAGGGACTCACATCAATCTGGCCTTCTCAGAGCCTGTGGCATAGCCAACAACCGGGAGTCTGCCCGTCCTTCTGAGTCTCCAGCCAGATTCCAAATTAGAGTTGGCATCAACCCCCCTTGGAGTTGGCCCAATTCATAAGGCTGAATGTTGGCCACGAGTTTCTCCTTTTGAGGCTTTTTTTCCTGCCAGGTTCCACAGGCCCTCTTAAGGCCTGGATGTTGTTCTGAATCTTAGCTGGTGCCTGGGTCCAGGAGACTCAGGTGGAGCCTACCCGTTCTTTCTGTAGACATAGATCCTAGTTCCTATGTCTTCTACCTTCTAGCTAGGTTGCTACCAAGCTGTCTGAGTTCTGGCTTAAAACAGCACCTGGGATCCTTGCCAGCCATAGAATGATGATCTGTAACCATTGCTCAAGCAGCTGTGCCTTTTGACTTAGTGGTGGAGCCTGTGGTGCAGCCAGAGAGAGCAGCCAGGTAGCTTCATGCCTCCTTTGCCTCATCCTCCTTTTCCTGACGTGGATTTTCTGAGCACCAGTGGACCTCACTCCTGAACCTGGAGCCAAGGCTCTGTACTTGGGCCCATCTCATCTCCAGTAGATCCACTACTTCATGGTGGTTAATAAAACAGACTAAGCATGTATTCTTTGGCACATAGCTTCACCTGAGTatgtttcaatttcttcatctctaaaacctgcaaaagcaacagaatgtaCCTCCCAGGGACATTGGTAAGATTGAATCTGATTCTGGCCATAAAGCATTTACGCTAtaaggcattgtgctaagtgatcAATAAATGAAGTGTTCCTGGTGATCTCTCCAAATCATAAACAGACTGGACACTTGAAGTTATTTGTTGTCAGTCAAACACTTTAATCCTTTTTCTCAGCTACTCTTTAGAATCCtcatgaaaaagtatataaatctAATTTTCTAGGCCAATACATGTTACTGAAGCCCAGatgatattttaaatggaatatattcTAAAATCTTGGACACAGAGGGTGCTTTTGACTGTCACTGAGTGGTGTAAAGTTTCTACCTCCAAAATAGGACCAACCAAGCAGCTGTCTTTGGCTCATGTTCACATTCCCATTTGAAGAGGCGGTTTCTAAGATATACCAAGCTCCTTTAGTTGCTGGGCCAAAAAAGCAAGACATGACATATTAGTTTCAGACTGGAAAGAAGCAGAGATCCCGGAATTTCTACTGAGCTGTAAAACTAAATCCAGACGTGGTTGTGACGTGAAAGTCTGAAAATGAAGCCAGAAGTGGTTTCATATTTTTGTGAGATAACTGCCCTCTGGTGGCAGAGATTAGAGTTACACTCATAAGACATACTAATAACTGAAATCCTGAATGAGCAACTCATTCCTCTTGTCTTTTGACTCTGTGTTCCAAATAAAGGTGCTCATTTCACTATCACTGAGCCCATTTCACTATCCTTCCTAACCCTTGCAGCTTTTAGATCATTTGTATTGGGTTGGGAGGTGGGATAAGGATTGGGaaatttttgaagaataaatttTGAAGCCTTGCTTTCTGATTGAAAACTGTCAAGTATAAACTATGCTGATTctatatgctgctgttgctagtcacttcagtcgtgtccgactctgtgcgaccccatagatggcagcccaccaggctcccccgtccctgggattctccaggcaagaacactggagtgggttgccatttccttctccaatgcatgaaagtgaaaagtgaaagtgaagtcactcagtcgtgtccaactcttagtgaccccatggactgcagcctaccagactcctccatccatgggattttccaggcaagagtactggagtggggtgccattgccttctccagtgattcTATATAAATGTACCTAAAGAGTGTGATTAAAGGAACAGTTTTTAGGGaaaataaagacctaaatttgAATCCTCACTCTGCCCTTCACACTATCTGTTTGATCTAGGGCAAGTCACAACCTCTCTAaggcttcatttcttctttgccaggaaaatgggaaaaatacataTCTCtcttagggttgttgtgaggattagcaAAGAGATATAAAACATTTAGACTAGaacctggcacatagaaagtgttcaataaatattagatattattatttgtaatataCAATAGGATTAGaattctttggagaaagaaactGATCCATTTCAACTCAGTAGTGGCTATTTTAAAAGCCcatgtttctttaaatattaatcaaGGCCTTGGCAAGTGTGAGATGTTATTAGATAACTATACAAGCCACTAATTCTGTACAGATAAGGTTCAGATCAAGCCAGACCCTGGGAGAGATATACTAAGGCTTTCCTATCATTCCAGAGTGTCTTTATCAGCTATGAtcaaatgatttttattctttttccacaATTTGCTCTTAAGCCCTTTGTTACTATTAACATTACTTTTTAGTTGTTGAACTACCAAGCTTGAGAAACTCAAGTCTGCTTTTTTAACCTGAGGAAAATCGCAAGGAAATACCGCTTGCCAAATGGTTCTTGGCAGGGGGAGAGAGGTATTATTTCTTCCACAATGTAGTTTAACTTAAAGGTCAGATAAGGATGTCAGGTTAAAGAAAATGTAGGATTGGAGACCGTAAGCAAAGGGTAGAGTGAAGAATTAGCAGTCACTGGCAGACACAGAAGCCAGGAGTCCTAACCAGCCTTGTAGCCCCAGATAGGTCATCATCACATCCATGGACCTCAGTTCTCaggtggaaaaacagaaaaaaggactTAACTAAATTTATAAGGTCtttttcaagttaaaaagaaaaaaagatggagaaaagaagacACACTTAGGTACGATGCTGCTTCTACTCAGCTTGCCAAAGTGTTCTCCAAAACattaagcattttcttttttctgcctctgtttcccaGCCCTAGCAACTGCCTTTCTGTCCATTTCACACTCATGCCTAGCAGCTACATGTGGCCCCATTCCCAGGCCAGGTGAGTGTTCCAAGAGTGTCCCTGACAAGAGGTGAGCCAATCAGATTCTATAGGGGGCGTGGCATTGGGATTCTGAGACATCAGGCCCTTGTCGGCCCTTGGGCCGAGGTGTGCATGGCATTGAACGGGCATTTCCTGCCATGACAGGTCCAAGGCAGAGAGGGCCGGTCTTTGTGTCTGACTTGCTCTCCTTTCTGTGTGGGGAACTGCAGAGAAGAGTGCTCGTGCAGCCTCAGAAAGAATAGTTGTCTTGGAATTAGGACTTCCCTAGAAACCAAAAAATTGCTAAGAACCGATTCCCAAGTCACTTCTTGCCCTTGTGTTAATACTTTGTTAAACAACACTTTGTATCATTTGGATAAAATTCACTTTATTTCTAGAGCTAGTGTTAGTAGGTTCCTGTTaatctttaaaaagcaaacacatatgGGTAAAGGAGCTTTGAGGAATTTATTCTGGTGCTCAAGACCCCAGTAAATCCCTGATTAGTTAGTCCTGGACTGACTCCAAGAAGGGGCATTTCAGACACAATCCAAGCTATTAGAGATATATTTGAGGGCAGAAGAATCTTCTTAGGTTTCCTCAAATCCATAGTAGCTTCCTATGCTATTTTCCTGGCTCTAATGGGAATTCTAGAGGAATATACTTGATCAGACTTTCTATATTGCTTACAAAGCAAACAACTAAgaacagttgttcagtcactaagttgtgtctgactctttgcgaccccatggacgcacgccaggcttccctgtccttcactgtctcccataatttgctcaaactcatgtccattgagttggtgatgccatcctaccatctcatcctgtcacccccttctcctcctgccctttcctagcatcaggatcctttctaatgagtcagctctttgcgtcagctggccaaagtgttagagcttcagcttcagcatcagtccttccaatgaatcttcagggttaatttcctttaggattgactggtttgatttccttgctgtccaaggactctcaagagtcttctccagcactacaattcaaaagcatcaattctttggtgctcagtcttctttatggtccaactctcgtatccttacatgactatcggaaaaaccacagctttgactgtacagacctttgtaggcaaagtgatgtctctgcttttaatatgctaagatCTAAGATCTTGTAATTGAAAAAAACTCAAGGTGTTATTTTTATGGCCTAGACTCAGAAAGTCCTCTTTGGAGGCCCTTTTGGAGGAAGAATGTAGGTTTACCCAACTGATGCAATCTGCTCGAGTGCTCATGTGGCACATCCATTCAAACCTCATGACAGGCAATGTTGCATGATGGTCAAGAGCATAAGCTACATAATTAGTTGCCTGAGTTCAAATGCTGACTCCACTCAGGACCTAAACATCTATTAATAGCTTAGTATCCAACTCATTGGGTTCTTTTAACACCAATTGAGTTCATATATGGAGCATCCAGTAGGTAGCAGACACAGTTGTAAAtacttttacataaaaataaaaggtggCCTGTACGCATATAAAGTGCTTAGCTTGTTGGTCACAGGTGGAACTAGAGAGACAGCTGAGAAACTGGGTGTGTAGGTTGTCTACATGTGGGGAAGGCATGCTTAGTGCTTTGATAGTAAGACCCAGTTGGTATTAATTAAAATTCATAGCAACTCACCACCCA
The sequence above is a segment of the Bos indicus isolate NIAB-ARS_2022 breed Sahiwal x Tharparkar chromosome 20, NIAB-ARS_B.indTharparkar_mat_pri_1.0, whole genome shotgun sequence genome. Coding sequences within it:
- the HSPB3 gene encoding heat shock protein beta-3, whose protein sequence is MAKIILRHLIETPVRYEQEFEARGLEDCRLDHALYALPGPTTVDLGKARAAQAPPVDAAEMPPQRGESRFQVLLDVVQFLPEDIIIQTFEGWLLIKAQHGTRMDEHGFISRSFTRQYKLPDGIETKDLSAILCHDGILVVEVKDSAGTK